From the genome of Planctomycetia bacterium, one region includes:
- a CDS encoding type II toxin-antitoxin system VapC family toxin: MSASLADQRIDILIDANVLLRLRQPGRPERSIVHTALQKLGERSYRIIVVPQVIYEYWVVSTRPTNVRGLGLAVSDAQRDIEGFKRLYELLDDDAGVFHYWEPLVIASGVSGKQAHDARLVAAMQRHLIPEIMTFNVNDLTRYPGIVVRSPQDVASWPELQH, encoded by the coding sequence ATGAGCGCAAGCTTAGCCGATCAACGCATCGATATCCTTATCGACGCAAATGTATTGCTTCGATTGAGGCAGCCAGGAAGGCCGGAGCGGTCGATAGTTCATACAGCACTTCAGAAGTTGGGCGAACGGTCGTATCGCATCATTGTCGTACCGCAGGTCATCTATGAATATTGGGTAGTTAGCACGCGCCCGACCAATGTTCGCGGGCTTGGATTGGCGGTGAGCGATGCCCAACGTGATATCGAGGGCTTTAAGCGTTTGTACGAGTTGCTGGATGATGATGCCGGTGTATTTCACTATTGGGAGCCGTTGGTGATTGCTTCAGGCGTCTCTGGCAAACAAGCCCACGACGCGCGGCTGGTGGCCGCGATGCAACGACATTTAATTCCTGAAATAATGACGTTTAATGTCAACGACTTAACTCGATACCCTGGCATCGTAGTGCGGTCGCCTCAGGATGTTGCAAGCTGGCCGGAACTACAACATTGA
- the mnmA gene encoding tRNA 2-thiouridine(34) synthase MnmA codes for MPRVLLAMSGGVDSSVAAHLLLEAGHDVVGLFMRHGQAADEVCATSGEERGSYRALLPVVQPRPGHKQGCCSSSDAADARRVADRLGIPFYAINFEEEFGRIMDYFVAEYASGRTPNPCVVCNNWLKFGKLADYADTIGADYIATGHYARLTREPGESIAALRRGIDGGKDQSYVLFGIQRALLPRVLFPVGEYDKPTIRRLAGTLGLNVADKQDSQEICFINNGDYAEFVRKRHGDLDLSGELVTTDGAVVGRHTGIEQFTIGQRKGLGVAFGERRFVVRIEAETRRVVIGEREDLARSEVSANRTNWLIEPPSGSLECSVKIRYLSTPVRATVKVLPGDRLHASLHEPKDAIAPGQALVCYDGDRVLGGGWIE; via the coding sequence ATGCCACGCGTCCTACTAGCCATGTCCGGCGGCGTTGATAGCAGCGTCGCTGCGCACTTGTTGCTCGAGGCCGGTCATGACGTCGTCGGGCTGTTCATGCGGCATGGGCAGGCAGCAGACGAAGTCTGCGCGACTTCCGGCGAAGAACGCGGCAGTTACCGCGCGCTGTTGCCGGTTGTGCAACCGCGGCCAGGACACAAGCAAGGTTGTTGCAGTTCTTCCGACGCCGCCGACGCGCGGCGCGTGGCGGATCGGCTGGGAATTCCGTTCTATGCGATCAACTTCGAGGAAGAATTCGGCCGCATTATGGACTATTTCGTGGCCGAGTACGCCTCGGGCCGCACGCCGAATCCCTGCGTGGTCTGCAACAACTGGCTTAAATTCGGCAAGCTGGCCGATTACGCCGACACGATCGGCGCGGACTACATCGCCACGGGGCATTACGCGCGCCTGACGCGCGAGCCCGGCGAATCGATCGCCGCGCTGCGGCGCGGAATTGACGGTGGCAAGGATCAGTCCTACGTGCTGTTCGGTATCCAGCGGGCTTTGCTGCCGCGCGTGTTGTTTCCCGTCGGCGAGTATGACAAGCCCACGATTCGTCGCCTCGCCGGCACGCTGGGACTGAATGTCGCCGACAAACAGGACAGCCAGGAAATCTGCTTCATCAACAACGGCGATTACGCGGAGTTCGTCCGCAAACGACACGGCGATCTCGATCTTTCGGGCGAGCTCGTCACGACGGATGGCGCCGTTGTCGGCCGCCACACGGGCATCGAGCAGTTCACCATCGGCCAGCGCAAAGGACTCGGCGTGGCCTTCGGCGAACGGCGCTTCGTCGTCCGCATCGAAGCGGAAACGCGGCGCGTGGTGATTGGCGAGCGCGAAGATCTGGCGCGCTCGGAAGTCTCCGCCAATCGCACGAACTGGCTGATCGAACCGCCGTCCGGGTCGCTGGAATGCAGCGTCAAGATTCGCTATCTCAGTACGCCGGTGCGCGCGACCGTCAAGGTCCTGCCGGGCGATCGGCTGCATGCGTCGTTGCATGAACCCAAAGACGCCATCGCTCCCGGGCAAGCGCTCGTCTGCTACGACGGCGACCGCGTCCTGGGCGGCGGGTGGATCGAGTGA